The following proteins are encoded in a genomic region of Brachypodium distachyon strain Bd21 chromosome 1, Brachypodium_distachyon_v3.0, whole genome shotgun sequence:
- the LOC100831487 gene encoding dirigent protein 22-like: MLRSVESPLGRDSMFGSVNVLGNELRDGPDRASSKLVGRFQGLFAGAGLMSPPGLMSSLNVVFSAGKYSGSTLALLGPLLDFEAPVERALVGGTRDFRMALDKIDLYVMIRPTNVVVVSRQMDSRRHAAQ, from the exons ATGCTCAGGTCCGTGGAGTCCCCGCTGGGCCGTGACTCCATGTTCGGGTCGGTGAACGTGCTCGGCAACGAGCTGCGCGATGGGCCGGACCGCGCCAGCTCCAAGCTCGTGGGCCGGTTCCAAGGCCTTTTCGCCGGGGCTGGGCTCATGAGCCCGCCGGGCCTGATGTCATCGTTGAACGTGGTGTTCTCGGCGGGCAAGTACAGTGGGAGCACGCTGGCGTTGCTGGGTCCCCTATTGGATTTCGAGGCCCCAGTCGAGCGGGCCTTGGTGGGCGGCACCAGGGACTTCAGGATGGCGCTTGATAAGATTGACCTTTACGTGATGATCCGTCCTACCaatgtcgtggtggtgtcacggcagatg GATTCTCGGCGGCACGCCGCGCAGTAA